The genomic stretch TTCTgacgacttccctggtggtccagtggttaagactacgccttccaatgcagagggtgcaggttccatccctggtaggGAACTAtgctcccacatgccacatagccaaaaaataaagaaaagttaatTCTATATAAATTCCAAATCTTTCCCCATCCTTAGATCCTACAAAACCACTCCTTTCAAATGCTTATCTCTTCAATCATTTTCTGCCCATCAAGTGGGCTGCTAGGAGGGCTAGCCTTCTCCTGTCACCTCTAAGTCCTCTCCTGGAACCTTCCTATCCTCACCCAGGCTGTACTATTTGCGGAATGGTGAGCGTATCTCTGTGTCTGCAGCCTCCAAACTGCTCTCCAACATGATGTGCCAGTACCGGGGCATGGGCCTCTCCATGGGCAGCATGATCTGTGGCTGGGACAAGAAAGTGAGTTCCCTCCCTTCTCCATATTCCCACGTGTGGATGAGAGGTCAGTTTCCCCACCGTACACTCCCACTCCCCCCCCTACAGGATACGTGGCACAGAGAACACTCGGTTATAGAACTGTTACCCACTGGCAATTTCTGGGTCTGGATGAGGACCCTTGTTTCATAAGCTTGTCCCTTTGGATCAAATAGCTGATTCCAAGTTTGTTTTTCCTCCCTTAAGTTCTATGATTATTCCCAAAGTGTTCTCCTAGTTCAGATGTTCCTGGCGTCAGCCTAAGTCTTTTGTCCACTTCTCATGGCTCACACTTGAATCTGGATGTTACCAACAACTTCCTCTCCACTTCCAACCTAGACCCTTCTTGTATCCTATAGGGTCCTGGACTCTACTATGTGGATGAAAATGGGACTCGGCTCTCGGGAATTATGTTCTCCACCGGTAGTGGGCACTCCTATGCCTATGGAGTCATGGATACTGGCTATAGACCTGATCTTAGCATTGAAGAGGCCTGTGACCTGGGCCGAAGAGCAATTGTTCATGCCACCCACCGAGACAGCTATTCTGGAGGCGTTGTCAACAGTAAGAGACCAATGCCCTCCTCCCCTGCCACgcccctggggagggaggaagaaggggggCGTTGAGATTGGGAGACAAGGGGGAGGCTGAGTGGCAGGGAGTGGGTTTTCAGAGGCTGAAGGGGGCATTGCAATCCCCGTAACAAGGGCTTTGTGAGTGTGTGTTGCTGTTGTCGCCTTCAACATAACGTCATTAGCAGGATCTTGCTGAAGGGAAGgtgactctgttcttttttttttttttttttttttttttttttgtggtgcgcgggcctctcgctgttgtggcctctcctgttgtggagcacaggctccggatgcgcaggctcagcggccatggctcacgggcccagccgctccgcggcatgtgggatcttcctggaccggggcacgaacccgtgtcccctgcatcggcaggcagactctcaaccactgcgccaccagggaagcccgactctgTTCTTTCTCCTTTGCCTGCAGTGTACCACGTGAAGGAGGACGGTTGGGTGAAAGTGGAAAGTACGGACGTCAGTGACCTGATGTACCAGTACCGGGAGGCCAGTCAGTAATGGTGGCAGTGGTGGACTTGGGGACCTGGGCCAGGTTACACCCCAGGAGAAAGAGGGGCCTGACCTGACCCAGAGATAGAGAACCAGGGGCCACTGGGAGCCAGCGTGGAGTTTATCCTCTTGTGTGTTCTCTGTCTCCATGAGTATCACCCCCAGCCCAACCTTCTGGGTGCCCCACTAAGCACAATAAAGGAAAACGGTTATAAAAGACTCTGTGTTGTGGCTTTGTGAGGGCTCTGGGCTGGGCTTGTTGGGAGGCGGGATCAGGAAATAAAGACAGACTTTTCCTGAGAAAAAAGACTCAAACCCCTACCTCAGAAATGGGGTCTCATCAAATATTTCTCTGGGCTTCCCTTCCACTTTCATCTCTCCAGGACCTCGGGAAGGTTCAACATTGTCTGTGGAAACTTAGGTGCAATTTAATTCAGGTTAGGCACACAACCTGGAGGCTCCTGAGTGGTCAGTTGTTAATGGTTTGGGTATCTGGGTGTAGTGCGCTTAGAACAACTGTTTTTGACTTAGTAAAGTAGAATGAACAAGCTTCCTCCTCACATGTGTGCGGTAATTGTAAACACGGTCCCATTTATCTCAAATAACCCCGTGGAGATATTGGATATTACTTGGGAAGACGGACGTTAGGGGTTCCATTTCATGATGGGTCACACTCCATTGCAAGATGACAAGACTGTGATTGAAGTGGAAGAGGAGATAAGGAGGACTCGCTGAAGTTGGAAATATGAGGAAAAGGTAACCAGGTTAGAAAGATGAGACAGAATGAGATTTTCTGAATCACGCTGGGACTTCAGGAAGGAGCAGGACACTGTCACCTGTCCAAGGAGAGTTTGTCAGAGGAAGAGCTTGTAAGTAGGAAGCAGCTGAACATGGAGCTTTTTCATTAGAGAGAGATCCTTAAAATCCCAGAAAGGACGGGGTTGGAGAAGTTTTAGTAATCCCCTAACTTCAAATCAAAATTTGAAGTGACTCATGGAAGTCATGCCAATAACATTTCAAAAGGGTGCATTGGAATCCACGTGGCCCTCCCTTGGGGAATATGTTGAGTCTGGGAGGTGGTTTCAACCAGAAGAGttatttctggaataaaccaATCTGCCTGTACCATAGATGGGCTCTGGTTCTGGCAGGACCTATAGAAACCTGATTACTGCACTAATCAGTGTTAAAATAGACTAAGAAACAAAGTCCACTTCCCTCATATGAGGAAGGTGATTCCACCATAACGTGAAGCACAAATCTAGAGGCGTCTGAACACTTTCTCAGCTCAGGAGCTGTGTtgagaaagacagagaagatgtgcaggggtggggggccttCTCAGCTAAGAATCTGTAAGTGGAAACTCACTTAGGTCCTGGTGAGAGTAGCTGGGCCTTCTGTATAGAAGTCCTGTGTGTTTCTCACTTGACTCTGGCTctgtttcgtgtgtgtgtgtgtgtgtgtgtgtgtgtgtgtgtgttttgtttgtttgtttgtttgttgttgttttaaaccccAAGATCCTACATCTGGAACTTGGATTGGGAAAGAGGGCAGTTCTCAAAATAGGTTCAGAGCTGAGGTATGAAAATCCAGCGGTTCTCCAGTTACAAAGCATCCCAATCCTCGAAACAGCTTTATTTTACTTAGTGGCAATTAAAAAAACTGCAGCAGTTTCCTATGACAGAGTAACTGTTGCTGAGGGTGGAGACTAACCAACCGGGGCCTGGCACGTGGAGCAGGACTCGGGGGTCTGTTCCGCGGGCTGGAGGTGTCGCGCGCCGCCTGCTGGCCGCCGGGCCCAGCACCGGGCACCGGCTGCGGAAGCGAAAGCGAAAGCCGAGGGAGCCCGGCCGCCCTGGCTCGGGGATCCTCGCCCGCCGACAGAGGGAAAACGAAGCGGAGGCGGCGCGAGGGCACTTCAGAGCTCTGCCCCCGGCACGTAAAGGAAAGACCCCCGAGCTGCAGCCCAGAAGCCCCCTCCGGTGAGTTGGTGCGCGTGGGAACCTGGAGCGCTAACAGGGACGCAGCCCATCCACCAGCCACTCCGCGCCCCAGGCTTCCAGCCCTTCTGGACCCCGGGAGAAAGGGAGCGGGGCGGGACCGCCTGGCCCTTTGGacctcggcggcggcggctggcgggggcggggtgggggcagggtgtcaccggtcttttttttttagaggatgAGGCTGCAGATGGTCAGGCTTCCCAGCTCCCTCTGTCAGGCCGAATGCCTGGGATCCTAGGAGGGAGATACTGATGAGGACCAAGCACCTTTCAGGCATCTTTCAGGGTAGCACTGGGTAAATAAAATGGGAAGCCCGTGGACGCGTTCGGCGGAGTGCGCGTGGGGACAAGGATTGGGACTCACCTCTGTCGTTTCTCACCTTCTACCCCTAGATCTCGCCATGCGGCTCCCTGACCTGAGACCCTGGGCCTTCCTGCTGCTGGCCGACTCGGCGTTACTCTGGCTGCTGCAGGCGACCCTGGGGGCCCTGCTCCCCCGCGGGCTTCCAGGCCTGTGGCTAGAGGGCACCTTGCGACTGGGAGGGCTTTGGTGGCTGCTGAGGCTGGGAGGGCTGCTGGGGTTTGTGGGAGCACTGCTGCCCCCCCTCTGCCTGGTGACCCCTCTGTTTCTCTCCCTGAGGGCCCTGGTCCCGGGGACCTTGAGTGCTCCCCCAGCCAGGGCGGCTTCAGCCCCTTGGAGCTGGCTGCTGCTGGGTTACGGGGCGGCAGGGCTGAGCTGGGGCGTGTGGGCTGTGCTGAGCCCTCCAGGAGCCCCGGAGAGGGAGCAGGGCCAGGAGAACAACAGAGCCTTGATGTGGAGGCTGCTGAAGCTCTCCAGGCCAGACCTGCCTTTCCTGGGTGCGGCCTTCTTCTTCCTCGCTGTTGCCGTGTTGGGTGAGTCGGGAGAGGGCGCTGTGACTTGGAGGTGGGAAAAGGCCCTGGGCACCAGCACATTCACTGTTGTCCTCACGCAGGTGAGACATTAATCCCTTACTATTCTGGTCGTGTGATTGACATCCTGGGAGGTGATTTTGATCCTGATGCCTTTGCCAGCGCCATCTTCTTCATGTGTCTCTTCTCTGTTGGGAGGTAGGTGATGGCGATTTGCTAGCCCCCAATTTTTACAGGGGCCTTCACTTTCCTAACTCTGTTTTCAGACCCTCTTGTGCCCAAAGCACAAAATACTTAAACTAAAAATTTGTATTTGTTCATTCACCATTCTGTGTCatgcatccattcatttattcctccGTTCACCACGTGGCTCCAACATCTTCAGAGTTTATATTACTTACTATAGTTACAGATAGGAGTGAATGTAGTAGAAAAGGTGTTTATGTGTCAAATGGAATGTCTCTCAGTTACCTCTCAACATTTTTATCTCCATGAAgttccatttctcttttctgtctccaacCTCCCACCTTGTGTTTGTTTCCACAGTTACCCAGTTGTCAGGGTGGGCACGTTTCTTCCTCCTGACTCTTCGTCCTTAAGTCATCTTGTCTATCCTGGAGGATCTTACTCTGAGGCTTGTCACCTTTCTTTCCAGCATCTTTACTCTTTTCCACttcatttacttttccttttgttttaagaTGTAGCCAGGAGTCTGCTAACTAACTAATTAACTAACTGCTTGATAAGGCTGGGATTAGGATGAGGTGAGTCAGGCGCCTAGgctgcaaaatttaaggaggtgCTCATTCTCAGGGTCGTGCGAGTACCTCACTAGCCTTCCCCAAATACCAGCCGGCTGCTTGATCCTGCTCCTTTGATACGGTCATACTTCATTTAGAATCCCTCAAAAACCAGATCTTCATTATTTCATGCTTACTACTGTTTGCTGAAACTACTTAAAAGTGAACTTCTTATTGATCAAgctgctgctttaaaaaaaaaaaatcagccctcAGTTCTCTATGTGTCTGTAGCATCTGGCATCAGAACAATCTCTctgttttaaaaaactaattacttatgtatcttatttgtctgtgctgggtctttagttgcggcatatggTCTCTCAGCTGCAGCctgcgggatctagtttcctgaccagggatcgaacctgggccccctgcattgggagctcagagtcttaaccactggaccactagggaagtcccagaacaatCTCTTATGATTGATCTTGTTCTTCAGGTAGCTTTTGTGAACTCCCTTTCTACCTTCCAGTCCGCTCTCCCTCTTCTGGAGAACCGTCCTCCTCTGGATCCTTAATTATGGACTTTTCTCAGGACTCAGTTCTTTGATCTTTGAGAACATTTTTCCTGTTGGGCTAATGCAGCTCACGTCTGCAGGACATTCCCACATCCACATTCCCACATCCAGCTCCAGTCTTGTAATCCAGAGGCCTCCTTGACGTTCCCGTTGGATGACGCCCTGTCACTTCAGACTCCACGCACCCAGAACTCCAAGTGCATCCCACTCCCTCCTGGTCTCCTTGAAAATGCCTCCCTCTTCTTATTCCCATTCATGAAACCATCAGTATCCTCAGCTCCAAGCACCAGCATCGTCGCTGCCTTTCTCATGTTCTTGCATTTTCCACACTCAGAACGTGCTCCTAAGGCTCCTTCCTCTCCATTCTCACTGTGATCACCAAAGTCCAAACCCTCACCATTTGATGTCTAAGTATGCCAACAGCCCTCTAAACATGGTAATTAGATTTGTATTAGAAACCCATATTTTGTACAGTTCCTGCTTGTGTGCTTTCACATTTTTCCTTTGAGTTTGACTATAAAAATTCACTTGGTCTAAGAGGAATTCTCCAATCCCAAGGACAGTGGAGAGGGGAGAACAGCAGGATCCCAGGGCTTTGGAGATGGGAGGGCAGGGAGTCCATTGCTGCAGTTCCCACAAGAAAGCATCAATATCTGGAAGTAAGAAGAAGGacgttgggggtggggaggaacgAGACCAAGACCAAGGGGAAAGCTGGAGGGGTGGCCCTGAGAGAGACCAGGTCAGAAGCAAGCCATAGGCTCTTTCCCTTCACAGCATCTTTCCATTTCTATTGTACTGTTCCCTCCTGTCTAGCACAGAATGAACTAGTGATGCTGGTGAATCTGTCCGTGTTATGATGTGGTTCCCACAGCTGGCTCACTGCGTCCTCTTTTCTCTTCGTCTGTTGATTCCTGccccttgtgtctccctctctcttatttgtttctcttcttctctcaTGATATACTGCCCCcaactttgtatttcttttctttgcatgctttctcctctgcttctctccctccctccgtccttcTCTGCATCTCTCCTCTTCATCCTCCGCCGCCCTCTTTCCCCGCAGCTCACTGTCCGCAGGCTGCCGAGGAAGCACCTTCACCTTCATCATGTCCAGAATCAACCTGCGGATCCGGGAGCtgcttttctcctccctcctgtgcCAGGACCTTGCTTTCTTCCAGGAGACTAAGACAGGTAGGGCCTGGAGTCCAGGTCTGGGGTCCCCCAGGACTTCCTTTCCCCtccactgccctccccctgcaTCCCTGGTGCCAAGGCCTGGagctgtttttctctctttgggGACCATGTAGAGAGGCAATCTCTACCTGTCTGTCTGCACGGAGGGAGGGCTGTGTGAGATTGGGAGCTCAGGAGGGAGTTTCTGGGGGTTCTGCATTACGACACGTGGTTTCCTCACCTGCTTTGTCCTGCCCAGGGGAGCTGAATTCCCGGCTGAGCTCGGATACCAAACTGATGAGTAACTGGCTTCCTCTTAATGCCAACGTGCTGTCTCGAAGCCTGGTGAAAGTGCTGGGACTTTACAGCTTCATGCTCAGCCTGTCCCCTCGACTCACCCTCCTTTCTCTGCTTGAGGTGCCTCTAATGATAGCGGCTGAAAAGTTGTACAGTGCTCGCCATCAGGTACGTGTGGATGGTAGGGAATCCCCAGGGAAGAAGAAACTTCTCCTAGAGGCCTTCTTCTCCAGGCCCTTAGAGGCTTCAGAAGGTCCATGACCCTCTgggactttgtgtgtgtgtgtgacagagagggGGGGTGCAagggcggggagagagagagagagagagagagagagagagagagagagagagagagagagagagagattttcaggttattttccattataggttattaaaagatgttgaatgtagttccctgtgctatacagtatatccttgttgcttatctattttgtgtTAGTTGTTTGTATCTGTTCATCTcaaactcttaattttttttttttttttttttttttttttttttttttttttgctgtacgcgggcctctcactgctgtggcctctcccgttgcggagcacaggctccggacacacaggctccgcggccatggctcgcgggcccagccgctccgcggcatgtgggatcctccgggatcggggcacgaacccgtgtcccctgcatcggcaggcggactctcaaccactgcgccaccagggaggccctcaaactcttaatttatccacTCCCCGCTTCCtccacctttggtaaccataagtttgtcttctacatctgtgagtctgtttctgtttgtatacagattcatttgtattatttttttagattccacatgtaaatgatatcatataatatttgtctttctctgtctgacttacttcacttagcgtGAAGAGAGTGTTCCAAGGGCTGGAATGAGACGTGGGGGTCAACTGTCTTCTGCTGAATCAGCCCCTCCCATCTCCTGCCCCACTTTTCCAGGCAGTCCTTCAGGAGATCCAGGATGCTGTGGCGAAAGCAGGACAGGTGGTACGTGAGGCAGTTGGAGGGCTGCAGACTGTGCGCAGTTTTGGGGCCGAGGAGCAAGAGGTCGGTCGCTATAAGGAGGCTCTTGACCGATGCCGGCAGCTGTGGTGGCGACGAGATCTGGAAACAGCCCTCTACCTGCTCTTAAGGAGGGTGAGAAGACTGAGTGGCTGGAGGAAGGgcccagggagggggcagggaaagtGATGGTCCTCTTCCTACAGCTGGTCTGGGGGTCGCTCAGTGTCATAGGGGCAGGGAGGCCAAAGAATGGAAGATTGTCAggctccctttccttctccctccagaTGCTGTACTTGGCAATGCAGGTGCTGTTGCTGAGATGTGGGCTGCAGCAGATCCTGGCTGGGGACCTCACCCAGGGCGGGCTGCTCTCCTTTCTGCTGTACCAGGACAACGTGGGCTCCCACGTGCATGTGAGTCAGGAGCTGTGCACACTCTCTTTTCCTGCTTTGGCTTCTATTTgttccccttaaaaaaaaaaaagctgaaataaGCCCAACTCATTGTGATGGAGAATTTCAAACATGggcaataaaagagaaaaaaactataaTGTGAACCCCCATGTACCcagcatctgtttttttttttttaactttactttatttaaaatttttgttttatattggggtatagttgatttacagtgttgtgttagtttcaggtgtacagcaaagtgaatcagttatacatatatccactcttttttagattcttttcccatgtaggtctttacagagtattgagtagagttccctgtgctacaccgcaggtccttattagttatctattttatatatagtagtgtgtatatatcataggatattgaatatagtcctctttgctatacagtaggaccttgttgtttatcccccAGCGTCTGTTTTAACAGTTACCAATTCATGGCCCATCTTATTTAATCTGTAACCCCGCCCAATTCCCTCCTcccatattattttgaagcaaatccaagATACggtttcatctgtaaatatgtaTTGCTAAATGTAAACATTAAAATACATGTAACCACAAAGCCATGACTACATCAAAAGAATTAACAACAACTTCACCAAATGAAAGTCAATGATcagattttcacatttttcatagAGGTATATATTACACTGATTCTCTCTCTCATATACATCTGTGGTGGCAGCAACCAGTAAAGCTTAGCGCCCAGATCCATTAAATCATTTGCGGTGGCAAAACGGTGACACTCCAccattccttcatttattatATGCATGTCTCAAGAGAGATGTCTTCTCATCTACTGTTTGGTTGCCAAGTGGTACAGTTTGATTAGGAAAGGCACAGTAAGTGTTTAGTTCCTTCCCTgtatttaccagttttcaaaaataattagtggggcttccctggtggcgcagtggttgagagtccgcctgccgatgcaggggacacgggttcgtgccccggtctgggaagatcccacatgccacggagcagctgggcccgtgagccatggctgctgagcctgtgcgtccggagcctgtgctccgcaacgggagaggccacagcagtgagaggcccgcgtaccgcaaaaaaaaaaaaaaaaaaaaaaaaaaaattagttactGCATCTTGGGCTTTATTTTATAAGTTTCGTAGACATTGATTAAACATCTTTTATGGGTGTAGAGCTGTGCAAAGCAGTCTGGCATCTGCAAAGAGGAGGTGGGCACAGCACCTGCTTTTAAGGAGTTCCCTGTGTAACTGGGCCAGACAGAAATGTGTACGAGTAACTGGAAAGGTCTGGGGATGGAAGGACTCTGGTCTCCATCCTTTACCTGGCAAATTGGACTAATGGGGTATTGGTGCCCCTTTGAAATTCAAGCAAATTGCAcattaaggggacttccctggcggtccagtggttagtactccatgcttccacttcagggggcacgggtttgatccctggtcggggaaacagtatcccacatgccctgtggcaaggccaaaaaaaaaaaaaaaatcgcacaTTAACAGTAGggaatcgggacttccctggtggtgcagtggttaagaatctgcctgccaatgcaggggacacgggtttgatctctggtctgggaagatcgcacgtGCCGCGGatctgtgccacaactagtgagcctgcgctctagagcccacgagccacaactactgagcccacgtgccacaactactgaagcccacgtgcctagagcccgtgctctgcaacaagagcagccactgcaatgaaaagcctatgcaccgcaaccaagagtagtcctcacttaccgcaactagagaaagcctgcacgcagcaacgaagacctaacgcagccaaaaataaataaataagaaaatatacatatctatctatatatatgtgtgtgtgtatatatatataaaaggtagGGAGTCTTTTTTGGATGAGGGGAGAAGCATGGCTGGGGTGGAGTGTGGCAGGGAGTGTGTGAGGGGTTGGGAAGTTGGTTCCTGGTGGAGCTTCCTTTGCTTGGCTGACCCCTGCCTTCCTGTTTTGCAGACCCTGGTGTACATGTTTGGGGACATGCTGAGCAAcgtgggggctgcagagaaggTGTTCTGCTACCTGGACCGAAAGCCAAATCTGCCTCCAACTGGGACACTAGCCCCGCCCACTCTGCAGGGCCTGGTGGAATTCCAGAACGTCTCCTTCGTGTATCCCAATCGCCCTGACCAGCCTGTGCTCAAGGTGCCCAACAGAGACCCCAGGGAGGGAATCTGGTCCCCTCACCCCCTGAGTGATGAGAAGCTTATCTTCCTCTGatagaaagaagaggagagggagggcaaACAGGCAGGCCCCTAACTCTTTCCTGGCT from Mesoplodon densirostris isolate mMesDen1 chromosome 10, mMesDen1 primary haplotype, whole genome shotgun sequence encodes the following:
- the PSMB8 gene encoding proteasome subunit beta type-8 isoform X1 yields the protein MALLDVCGAPRGQQEDWAFPHAGSRQRSDPGHYSFSLRSPELALPLGMQPTEFFQSLGGNGERNIQIEMAHGTTTLAFKFQHGVIVAVDSRASAGNYIDTLTVNKVIEMNPYLLGTMSGCAADCQYWERLLAKECRLYYLRNGERISVSAASKLLSNMMCQYRGMGLSMGSMICGWDKKGPGLYYVDENGTRLSGIMFSTGSGHSYAYGVMDTGYRPDLSIEEACDLGRRAIVHATHRDSYSGGVVNMYHVKEDGWVKVESTDVSDLMYQYREASQ
- the TAP2 gene encoding antigen peptide transporter 2, with product MRLPDLRPWAFLLLADSALLWLLQATLGALLPRGLPGLWLEGTLRLGGLWWLLRLGGLLGFVGALLPPLCLVTPLFLSLRALVPGTLSAPPARAASAPWSWLLLGYGAAGLSWGVWAVLSPPGAPEREQGQENNRALMWRLLKLSRPDLPFLGAAFFFLAVAVLGETLIPYYSGRVIDILGGDFDPDAFASAIFFMCLFSVGSSLSAGCRGSTFTFIMSRINLRIRELLFSSLLCQDLAFFQETKTGELNSRLSSDTKLMSNWLPLNANVLSRSLVKVLGLYSFMLSLSPRLTLLSLLEVPLMIAAEKLYSARHQAVLQEIQDAVAKAGQVVREAVGGLQTVRSFGAEEQEVGRYKEALDRCRQLWWRRDLETALYLLLRRMLYLAMQVLLLRCGLQQILAGDLTQGGLLSFLLYQDNVGSHVHTLVYMFGDMLSNVGAAEKVFCYLDRKPNLPPTGTLAPPTLQGLVEFQNVSFVYPNRPDQPVLKGLTFTLPPGQMTALVGPNGSGKSTVAALMQNLYQPTEGQVLLDGEPMSQYEHRYLHQQVVLVGQEPVLFSGSVRDNITYGLKDCSDEKVLAAARAARVEEFIKEMKHGLDTEVGEKGNQLAVGQKQRLAIARALVRDPRVLILDEATSALDVECEQALQDWKAHGDRTVLVIAHRLHTVLSADQILVLRQGELQEHVQLMEGQDLYSCLVQQNRRTETPEMLEPSQGHLSDPE